A stretch of Alkalicella caledoniensis DNA encodes these proteins:
- the nadB gene encoding L-aspartate oxidase produces the protein MPRYLINTKDAEIQVETTDVIIIGAGLAGLYTALRLNKNLSVTIIAKESISDSNTEQAQGGIAAAICKDDSTELHKKDTLSAGHGLCDEKIVEQVVEKGPEAIEALLEFGVPFDTKEGELALTQEGAHSCRRVLHASGDGTGRVIRESLTARVLELENVRVLEDTFAIDIYTQDNISRGVLTKVGHRYKLILAKYVVLASGGAGQLYKNTTNPEVATGDGIAMAYRAGVNIRDLEFIQFHPTALAIDGAPRFLISEAVRGEGAILLNNSKERFMEKYHELLELAPRDIVSRAMAEEMEREVSEYLFLDLSHLTEEKVSKRFPTIYKTCHQYGIKIPTQPIPVAPAAHYIMGGITVDIEGKTNVQRLLACGEVTSSGLHGANRLASNSLLEALVFGGNIADVINKNINEVEISSKFSISETFNFNGETKPREIKKKISKLLWTYAGLKRSKEGLQILISKLEELMEKINVPTEIEDFEAINMLQIGILLAKGALIREESRGGHYRSDFPQTFKKWKKNINFNICKEPWYTDI, from the coding sequence ATGCCAAGATATTTAATTAATACTAAAGATGCAGAAATTCAAGTGGAAACTACAGACGTTATTATAATAGGAGCAGGGTTAGCAGGATTGTATACAGCCCTAAGGCTTAACAAAAATTTAAGTGTGACCATTATTGCCAAAGAATCTATTTCAGACAGTAATACTGAGCAAGCTCAAGGGGGAATAGCCGCTGCAATATGCAAGGATGATTCCACTGAACTGCATAAAAAGGACACATTAAGCGCAGGCCACGGGCTATGTGATGAAAAAATTGTTGAGCAAGTGGTGGAAAAAGGGCCAGAGGCTATAGAGGCTCTGTTGGAATTTGGTGTTCCCTTTGATACTAAAGAGGGAGAACTAGCTTTAACCCAAGAAGGAGCTCATAGCTGTAGAAGGGTGCTACATGCCAGTGGAGATGGCACAGGTCGGGTAATACGAGAAAGCCTTACAGCTAGGGTCTTAGAGCTAGAAAACGTAAGGGTTTTAGAAGATACTTTCGCCATAGATATATATACCCAAGATAATATATCAAGGGGTGTTCTTACAAAGGTGGGACATAGATATAAACTAATATTAGCTAAATACGTGGTATTAGCTTCTGGTGGAGCAGGCCAACTTTATAAAAATACTACTAACCCTGAAGTGGCCACAGGGGATGGCATAGCTATGGCATACAGAGCCGGAGTAAATATAAGGGATCTAGAATTCATCCAGTTCCACCCTACAGCTCTAGCAATAGATGGAGCTCCCCGCTTTCTAATATCTGAAGCTGTTCGTGGTGAAGGTGCTATATTATTAAACAATAGCAAAGAAAGGTTTATGGAAAAATACCATGAACTTTTAGAGTTAGCTCCTAGGGATATAGTATCAAGGGCCATGGCTGAAGAGATGGAAAGAGAAGTTAGTGAGTATTTATTTTTAGATTTATCTCATCTAACAGAAGAGAAGGTATCGAAAAGATTTCCTACTATATATAAGACTTGTCACCAATACGGTATTAAGATTCCTACACAACCAATACCCGTTGCTCCTGCGGCTCACTATATAATGGGGGGGATAACGGTGGATATAGAAGGAAAAACGAATGTACAAAGGCTTTTAGCATGTGGAGAGGTAACAAGTAGTGGTCTACACGGTGCCAATAGGCTTGCCAGTAACTCCTTACTAGAAGCTCTTGTTTTTGGTGGAAATATAGCAGATGTTATTAATAAAAATATAAATGAGGTCGAGATTTCAAGTAAGTTTAGCATCTCGGAAACATTTAACTTTAATGGTGAAACTAAGCCTAGGGAGATAAAGAAAAAGATAAGTAAACTTCTCTGGACTTACGCGGGGCTAAAAAGAAGTAAAGAAGGTTTACAAATCTTAATTTCTAAGCTTGAGGAACTAATGGAAAAGATTAATGTCCCTACAGAGATAGAAGACTTTGAAGCTATTAACATGTTACAAATAGGTATACTCC
- the nadA gene encoding quinolinate synthase NadA, with translation MTVRDFTAIQAQIKKLKEEKNAIILAHYYQRPEIQDVADFVGDSFGLSQQAAETDAEVIVFCGVHFMAESAAILSPDKKVLLPEPKAGCPMADMADAEGLKELKKKYPNAAVVGYVNTTAEVKAECDICCTSANVLNVVNSLPNKEIIYVPDKNMADYLSKITDKTIIPWAGYCYTHDRLLQEEVLKAKEEHPESLIVVHPECPKEVVEVADEVTGTSGMFKYIEQSDAKKYIIGTESGLKHALQKKFPEKEFIFPSKNLVCANMKANTLDKILESLQTLEPVITVDEEVRVKARKALDRMLEVK, from the coding sequence TTGACAGTCAGAGACTTTACTGCAATTCAAGCTCAAATAAAAAAGTTAAAAGAAGAGAAAAATGCTATAATATTGGCCCACTATTACCAAAGACCAGAAATTCAAGATGTTGCAGACTTTGTAGGAGATTCATTCGGACTAAGTCAACAAGCAGCAGAAACAGACGCGGAAGTAATTGTTTTTTGTGGAGTACATTTTATGGCAGAAAGTGCAGCTATTTTATCTCCTGACAAAAAAGTTCTTTTACCAGAGCCCAAGGCTGGCTGTCCAATGGCAGATATGGCTGATGCAGAGGGATTAAAAGAGCTAAAGAAGAAATATCCTAATGCGGCAGTGGTTGGGTATGTGAACACCACAGCGGAAGTAAAGGCAGAATGTGACATATGCTGTACCTCGGCTAACGTCTTAAATGTTGTAAACTCCTTACCTAATAAAGAAATAATCTATGTTCCTGATAAAAACATGGCTGATTACTTATCAAAGATAACTGATAAAACAATTATACCGTGGGCGGGCTACTGCTACACCCATGACAGATTATTACAAGAAGAAGTATTAAAAGCTAAAGAAGAACATCCAGAAAGTCTAATAGTTGTACATCCAGAGTGCCCTAAAGAAGTGGTAGAAGTTGCTGACGAAGTAACAGGTACCAGTGGAATGTTCAAATACATAGAACAATCTGATGCCAAAAAATATATTATTGGGACTGAAAGTGGCTTAAAACATGCTTTGCAAAAAAAATTTCCAGAAAAGGAATTTATTTTTCCGAGCAAAAACTTAGTATGTGCTAATATGAAAGCAAACACCCTTGATAAGATATTAGAATCATTACAAACTTTAGAGCCTGTTATTACAGTAGATGAAGAAGTTAGGGTAAAGGCTAGAAAAGCGCTTGATAGAATGCTTGAGGTTAAATAA
- a CDS encoding CPBP family glutamic-type intramembrane protease — MSNILISIYKNPVGRTFLGLIFAFLFGISALFLSIFYSSHLGDMSTPYDIKETYKFDSWVINYDFLTLDFPQGGYVVPGYQNDRISSVLIIAEGRMKLDTSDSFKLNSDLTFPMEDTISEVIIPIHHEDFDRLKKDTIFIQEEINYPIDYLKERFDSASDLFFRGNILGVEKIIPPKPRTVLLKINSAQFGYINYKEDSIVTLTSETVGYSFSHPIGHRIYPPKNSSLAMVIYNLLLSLAFLGLIAFLTTDIDNKSPIKTGHLDSLSTTLHMVGFLGYVYLIKWLSITYYLESVILIILYLLPVCYLIYCMITAKVSMDYLGIKKEKVIKSIMVSIVIFYLWFITATFEIFPTSTYDSTSLVKVLIIVFLGQIILRGFIQTTLELVVGKWLGLFLSSFLIMVLPLINYLGSFNSTNWLLTMMGYFAITLITSYSFQRTRNILTPTLLTILFSLVIPHMF, encoded by the coding sequence ATGAGTAATATTTTAATAAGTATATATAAAAATCCCGTAGGAAGAACTTTCCTAGGATTAATCTTTGCTTTTTTGTTTGGGATATCAGCCCTGTTTCTTTCGATATTTTATAGCAGTCATTTGGGGGATATGTCTACACCTTATGATATAAAAGAAACTTACAAATTCGATAGTTGGGTTATAAACTATGATTTTCTAACACTAGATTTTCCTCAAGGTGGGTATGTAGTTCCTGGCTATCAAAATGATCGTATATCGTCTGTCTTAATTATAGCCGAAGGAAGAATGAAACTAGATACTTCAGACTCTTTTAAGTTAAACTCAGATTTAACTTTCCCCATGGAAGATACAATCTCAGAAGTTATAATTCCTATACATCATGAAGATTTTGATCGTCTTAAAAAAGATACAATTTTTATTCAAGAGGAAATTAACTATCCAATAGATTATTTGAAAGAAAGGTTCGATTCTGCTTCTGATCTTTTTTTTAGGGGTAATATTTTAGGAGTAGAAAAAATTATTCCTCCTAAACCAAGAACAGTTCTTCTAAAAATTAACTCAGCACAGTTTGGCTATATAAACTATAAAGAAGACAGTATTGTAACCTTAACTTCGGAGACAGTTGGTTATTCCTTTAGTCATCCCATAGGGCATCGAATTTATCCCCCTAAAAATTCTAGTTTAGCTATGGTTATCTATAATTTGCTTTTATCTTTGGCCTTTTTAGGGCTGATTGCTTTTTTAACCACAGATATAGACAATAAGTCTCCTATAAAAACTGGTCATTTAGATTCCTTGTCAACAACCCTACATATGGTAGGATTCTTGGGTTATGTGTATTTAATTAAATGGCTATCTATCACTTATTATTTAGAAAGCGTAATACTGATTATTCTTTATTTACTGCCCGTTTGTTATCTGATTTATTGTATGATTACAGCGAAAGTTTCAATGGATTACTTAGGTATAAAAAAAGAAAAAGTAATTAAGTCTATTATGGTCTCCATAGTAATTTTTTATTTATGGTTTATAACGGCCACTTTTGAGATTTTTCCTACAAGTACTTATGACAGTACCTCCCTGGTTAAGGTTTTAATAATTGTTTTTTTAGGTCAAATAATCCTGCGGGGATTTATTCAAACAACCTTAGAGCTTGTTGTAGGAAAATGGCTGGGATTATTTTTATCAAGTTTTTTAATAATGGTATTACCACTAATAAATTACCTTGGTTCTTTTAATAGCACAAACTGGCTACTTACCATGATGGGATACTTTGCAATAACTTTAATTACTTCTTATAGCTTTCAACGGACTAGAAATATACTGACACCCACCTTATTAACCATATTATTTAGTTTGGTAATCCCTCATATGTTCTAA